The Toxoplasma gondii ME49 chromosome XI, whole genome shotgun sequence region TGGGCGGTGCTTATTCACATTGAACGGACGAAGTCGTCGTCATTTCCGCCCAAAACATTGCAGAATAGACGACACCGACCGCCTTCCCAGTGCAAGTGAATGGGGTCGAGTCTGGTACTCACGACTAGCCAGATGGAGGTACATTCGAACACACACTGGAGGcagcgtttttttcgtttcagGCACCTCGACACCTCGTTGATCCTTTCTGCTCTAATGCATGAAGAAGGGATTCACAAAGTGCTTCTCGCTTTGCCACATAAATGGGGTGCGGTAGCACCGGAATGCTGCTATCTTCCGCGATGAAGTGAAGAAGCTGGGGCTCCGCCCTCTCTGTTACAGTGCCAATAACTTATGCGATTGCTGGAGTTTCTTATATAACATCCACAAGCATTCCAGACCCGGGGCGAGTCGGGCTTTCATCTGATGTGAAAGCTCACGAAGCTCGACAAACACATTATAAAATAGGGTGGCACAGGCGACCCCCGCGAGCCGCCCGCGATTGCCTTAATACCGCGATTGCTCTTGAACCTGTAGCCGCCCACACAACCCCCGTGGGAATCGCGAGGCTACAGTGACTGCCGACAGATTATATGCACGTCACGTGACAACATCCTTTTGAGCAGTGGTCGCGATAGCACTACGACGAGTTCCTCGAGGCGCCCCGCCAAGTTTGAGATATATCTTGAACCTTGAAGTGAGACACTGCAGGGATTCATGGTCAGACATTTTTCCTAGCGGAAGCAACAAGGGATTCTGAATCTTGTCGCTCCGCCTACGCGGAAGAACGGCGGACAAAACTATCGGCGTAGATTCCGACACTGTGAACATCAAACTGTGCTTGCCATTGGCGACCTCTAACTGATATTCGTTCTGGTGGTGAGATGGACAAAGCGCCACGGAAATCCTTCTGCACGTGACGTCCCCTAATCGCTGTTGATGCTCACGGAGAAAAGGCTGAGGATCAAAGGCAAAAACAGCAGAGCTAGCCTGCTGTGGTCTACAATGTCAGGTCCCGCCCAGCCTCGACGAAGATTTTCTCTCAATGAAACGGAGTGAGCCATCTGAAGAGCCTCACTGCATTTCTCTGACCGAACGCTCGCTTGTTAGCATCTCAAAGACTGTTCATAAAGAGTGTGAATCTCTTATActcgcagagaggaaacgcatcCATCCTTTGTGGCTTCCTGGGCTGCAAAGTGTCGCCTCGGCGCCCAGAGGGCTTACTACTAACAACATGATCTCGGAATTGCACTCGGGTTGAGTGAGCTGCGGGCAACgttctgcagaaaaaaaagattCAGTTCCCATCCGGGGTTGGTGTACTTTGGAGTTCAGCATCGTCTCTATCCATTGTTCAGTACTATGGCTATTCTCAGATCACCACCTAGGAACGAACTGAGGATAATTACAAGACAGATTAAAGGCGGCATTCTATCCTCGAGTGTTTTTGCTCTACACGTTGAACCTCATCGCATCTACCACCTCAGTCTTGCTGTCGCCAATACAAATTCGCACGTGGTACGCGTGGTGCACCGCAATCCTTCCCCTTGCATGACCTTCCCCCCGTCCCCCCGCTCTTGTTCCCGTAGGACTCGCGGATGCAGCACACTCTTTCATCCCGTGGGCAGCGGCACTCAGCTATCATCATCTTCAGTGCTGAGCAGTTTTGACGGCGAGCTGTGCTTTGCCTTTGCTTTCCCGCGTGGTACACCGATTCCGCGATCTATTTAACATTGACACTGTGCCGTTCAGCTCTGGTTCGCGCGTCAACCTCCAGGGTGCCACTTGTCGGATCCTTAACCCTATCGCGTACAAACATTCCCTGCCCCGCCAGGTCCAAGGTGAGTTCGGTTTATGGTGTGACAAAAATTCGGCACCGCGGAGCAAAAAGCGCCCACCTGCTTTGGTGCTTGTGTGCTGGCTCAACGAATGGACTTCATTTCTGTCCCAGTGGTTTCGAGGTCACCGACTCTGATGTGTGTAGCGCGACGCTTTTGCCCGGGTTCACCGTGGACACTGTTCTACTGCGCTGAAAGACCAGCCACTTTCGATTGCGTCAGAAATGCCAGTCGTTGTCATACAGACTTTCCCTAGCTTACAGTACCGCAGAGGGCACTTACTGCGGGTCCGGGCGTCCTCCCAGATGCGCTGAGGCTGCGCCGAAGGCATGTTCACTCGCACAGGTTCAGACACCTCCGCGTGATGGGCCAGCGCTCTCAGCCACATTTGACCGTTCGCAGCTCAGGTGCGCGGAGTCGACCTTCAGCTTCCGTGCGCTTGGATTGAGCATGCCCGTTGCAGTCAGGCGTCCGCGATTGTCTTCTAAATGCTGTGCGTCTGCGGTTCATTTCTCCACGGAGGCGTCAATTGTGTGTTTGTCATTTCTGTGATGAGAACAGGTGTGTTGAAGCTTTCCAAAACGCGTATGGCTGCTGTGCCACACCGGACCTCGACTCTGGTGCTGCCGCGGCTGGCGTCGAGTTGGCGGTGCACAGCTGCGCCCTGGACCACATTCGAATTTTCCCGTCGTTACAGCGCAACATTGTGTTTCGCACTTTTGTCGCAGGAAATTCAAACCTTTCGAACGAAACATGGCATAAGTGCGTGGCGGACACGCCTCGTCTCGTCTTTGCTCTGACAACAGAGCGCTTCCGACAGAAATGCACGCCGCGAACCCGCAAGAAAACTCCAGACACTGtagaaaagaggaaaggcggcCAGGAAGAGCAGGGccctgctgcatgcgccggcgGTTGGAGGCGAGAGTGCCTCCCGGCTTGGGTGCCCGCAAcgttgcgttttttctccctgttgcacgaggaggaagcagcgactgGAATATCCTCCAGTTTTTCCAACGACGCGCGGTTGACGGAGAAAACTGCCGCGTAGGGGTCGTGTACACAGGCCGAAGGCTTGTTCCAAGTCACAGTCTCACCCGTTTCTTGCGGTCCACGGAATCGCGCGCGCCTCACCGTCCGACCGACCTCACTGGAAGCTGAGAAGCCACAAGGACGCAGCACCTTTTGCTCAAGTGCTGTCTCGTACATGCGGATCGCCTGCCGGGCTGCCGCAGTCGAGAAACGCTCTTTTCCGAAACGTGTCTCGTGCAGCGTACTCTTTCGATACGTTTCTCTGTCCGGAATCTGTGGTGCTTTACCGAAAGGCCGTTGGAGAttccttgtcctctctccatGGGCCCCCCTCCGACAGCTGCCTCTGGCGCGGCCGGGGGTGAACCACGACAGACGCCGGGGACATCCTCTGCCGTGTCTCAGTCGGCGGCTTCCGGTGGTGGCCTTCCATCGCCTACGAGCGCGTCTCCGTCCACCTCGTCTGCGCctcctgccgcttcttcgaTCTCTCCGCTTATTGCGGCAAGCTCATCGACCCCTAGCCCTGCGCCGTACGGTCCACCTCGGGCAGAAGCTATTCCAGCGCCGTCGACGGTCCCCAGCATttctccgccgccttcgtctccagcCGGCTCTGGAGCCCCCACCGTgtcgtcctctgcgtctccagagagTTTGACGAACGCTGGAGACCTACCTTCGTCCCCTGCCCTCCTTCAGCAGGCCCAGCCCGCCGTGAGAGGCGGAGGCCCGAGCCGACACAGAGGCGAAAACAGGACTCGACGTTCCTCGTCAGGTGCTCGCAGCGGCGCGTTGTCGGGACCGGGTGCGAATTCTGCCTCTGGAGGACCACAGCGTGGTGATGGGGGGTCTGGGAGGCTCAGTCAGCACCCAGGAAAGGGTGGAAGGGGCGATGGTGGCCACCAGCAAGCCGAGGTAGCGGCGACCCAGGAGGTGCCGCATCCAAGGGGGAATGAAGGAGGCAGCGCCCCGGGTTCTGCCAGCACACCGGCCTTGCCTGATCCCCCGCCTGCTGCAACTTCGCAGACCGCGGCAGGTGGTAGCCGTCCGCCTCGAGCTCCTCCCCCGGGCGACAATCGCGGGCCCTCTGGTGGAGGGGGGACGCACCACAAATGGCGAACTGGTGGTGGCGCCGCCCTAGGTGGGGGCCCGAATAACGGAAGTCCTGCAAATCCTGTGAACGCGAATGCTCAGAAGTTCTACAAAACAAGGCCATGTCCGTGGTACCTGTACGGACGGTGTATTCATGGTGACCAGTGCAGCTGGGCACATTCTGAGCAAGAGCTTCGGGGCTTTGGAGGCGCTAGAAACCCCGGCGGCGTCTCACCCAGCGGGAATTTCTCCGCAGGCGGGAGACAAGGAGATGGCGGGAAGAGTCGAGAACGGACTACAGGGTCAGGCGGGGGGGGCCTTGGCGGTCAGGCCCACGATGGGCTGGTCTCGACCAGCGGCGCAAGTCTGAAGGGGCCGGGCCTTGAGGGCTCCGACAGTGGAGGCAGCGGAGGGTTCGGACGCGGGCCTCATGGCGTCCTTGTGGCTGCGGACGCAAGCGACCGAGGGATGGACTCTTCTCAGGGACACCATAGCGGAGCTGGAGGCCCCAAAGGCGCGGGGGCTTTAGGTGCATCTGGCGGCGGACTTGTGGCTACAGAAGCTACGGTTGGTGTGGGGCCGCCCGTCAGCGACCGAACAGTCGGGTCAGAACTCCCGCATCACCATGGCGGAAGTACCTGGGGAGGGAGCCTCCGGGGTTCGACTTCCACTGGGTCTTCGTACCACCACCCTCAGCGGCGTTCAGGAGGGGTTGAGGGAGGCGGCGCGGCGAGTGGGAGAAGCGCTGGAGGAATGCCTCACTACCCTCACCATTCACATAGGGAGAGCCGTGATCTGGCGTCCGACGCCGGGGGTCCACGGTGCCGCGGCACTGGAGTTCATGTGGGGACAGGAGACCGGCCTCTCCATGGACAGCATGCACACGACGGGTCCGGAtcttccgttctctctgaGGCAGGCGCGGTCCATCCTGGTGGAGGGAAACACCCTGTTGGTGGAGGCACCATGGGGGGAACACAGACAGGTGGGGCTGGGACTGGGGCGCGCGGAGGCGGTGGTCATGGCGCGTTCCACTACGGACCAGGAGGGTCCCGCGGTCCCGACAAACGCAAATCGTGTCCGTACTTATCGCGGAAGT contains the following coding sequences:
- a CDS encoding zinc finger (CCCH type) motif-containing protein (encoded by transcript TGME49_309200); the encoded protein is MGPPPTAASGAAGGEPRQTPGTSSAVSQSAASGGGLPSPTSASPSTSSAPPAASSISPLIAASSSTPSPAPYGPPRAEAIPAPSTVPSISPPPSSPAGSGAPTVSSSASPESLTNAGDLPSSPALLQQAQPAVRGGGPSRHRGENRTRRSSSGARSGALSGPGANSASGGPQRGDGGSGRLSQHPGKGGRGDGGHQQAEVAATQEVPHPRGNEGGSAPGSASTPALPDPPPAATSQTAAGGSRPPRAPPPGDNRGPSGGGGTHHKWRTGGGAALGGGPNNGSPANPVNANAQKFYKTRPCPWYLYGRCIHGDQCSWAHSEQELRGFGGARNPGGVSPSGNFSAGGRQGDGGKSRERTTGSGGGGLGGQAHDGLVSTSGASLKGPGLEGSDSGGSGGFGRGPHGVLVAADASDRGMDSSQGHHSGAGGPKGAGALGASGGGLVATEATVGVGPPVSDRTVGSELPHHHGGSTWGGSLRGSTSTGSSYHHPQRRSGGVEGGGAASGRSAGGMPHYPHHSHRESRDLASDAGGPRCRGTGVHVGTGDRPLHGQHAHDGSGSSVLSEAGAVHPGGGKHPVGGGTMGGTQTGGAGTGARGGGGHGAFHYGPGGSRGPDKRKSCPYLSRKSGCFRGAECRFAHSEEEALNATGRHQTTMTGFGGLSADGSLPGSINSGGPHASTFMMMQRGDPDGLTRREGLVDPAEGFPTSHPKVSENYALVGAMSGYDGASFIQGPSLPSQLGMEAERGDGRGHDLPENRALRAAGGLAGSQGEGDKRDLPATGAGGTTAGSRDRGGAHGGFSGPGGALLQAGLALTSFEPGGGGLTGSAGHPHRAQGGDTAAQGHRGTGPHSRRDESGEPGGRAGGNGAASPPSSGSARQTPGSHTSTASREQLPQHPTPNAVAAAAVSAVAGTRLPPSLASMGSYWLQMSPAAAHPLPHSTQPGSLISPGGPAASSGPLGSSCVPPFGAMGSTASQQHALMMGAGGPHSGHPGSGMLPPGNQHGLYLAPGTPISGAGAPGGSSGLVGVVPVPMMQFIASTEELNAAAPLFYED
- a CDS encoding hypothetical protein (encoded by transcript TGME49_309195), whose protein sequence is MTFPPSPRSCSRPRCVEAFQNAYGCCATPDLDSGAAAAGVELAVHSCALDHIRIFPSLQRNIVFRTFVAGNSNLSNETWHKCVADTPRLVFALTTERFRQKCTPRTRKKTPDTVEKRKGGQEEQGPAACAGGWRRECLPAWVPATLRFFSLLHEEEAATGISSSFSNDARLTEKTAA